One window from the genome of Halonatronomonas betaini encodes:
- a CDS encoding acetyltransferase — MSKTYIIGAGGHGKVILDILERQGYDIAGFLDDDETIHGTEINGYPVIDSVSKLEDIAAETVIAVGHNPTRKKLFNQINEYKDIDLINTIHPETIINSHVDIGSGNMIVAGAIINSNTVIKDNVIINTGATVDHDCLIESHVHISPGVNLGGNVTVREGSHIGIGASVLPGITIGENVTVGAGAVVISNLEANSVYAGVPAKKIRDL, encoded by the coding sequence ATGAGTAAAACATATATAATCGGTGCAGGAGGACATGGCAAAGTAATCCTGGATATCTTAGAAAGGCAGGGCTATGATATTGCTGGCTTTTTAGATGATGATGAAACTATTCATGGCACAGAGATTAATGGCTATCCTGTTATTGACAGTGTGAGTAAGCTGGAAGATATAGCTGCAGAAACAGTTATAGCTGTCGGCCATAATCCCACTAGAAAGAAATTATTTAATCAAATTAATGAGTACAAGGATATTGATCTAATCAATACAATCCATCCAGAAACTATTATTAACTCACATGTTGATATAGGGTCTGGAAATATGATTGTTGCCGGAGCAATAATTAACTCAAATACAGTTATAAAAGATAATGTAATAATTAATACCGGAGCTACTGTTGATCATGACTGCTTGATAGAGAGTCATGTTCATATCTCACCAGGGGTTAATCTCGGAGGCAATGTAACTGTCAGAGAAGGCTCACATATAGGGATTGGAGCATCAGTTCTGCCAGGGATTACAATCGGTGAGAATGTAACAGTTGGAGCCGGGGCAGTTGTGATCAGCAATCTGGAAGCAAATAGCGTATATGCTGGGGTGCCAGCAAAGAAGATAAGAGATTTATAA
- a CDS encoding retron Eco8 family effector endonuclease produces the protein MPIKSIEFKNCKSLKDIFLDIDDINLLIGENGTGKTNVIKALDYFYSNLTEDNFNEDFHDKNNPYSQYFEISIEYDLSLIEMESHSIKDNIYINRLMEFKDDNLNDDSFKLILKQYKNEKPEWNYGFKIRQAVKHIYPFYLFRSNNIQVSDWQLLWDIIGDLSRLSVESKGDIRNYIKKEVFNTEDQTDKGIISKENKDVVEFLSSIMDNRDIDVRGFNTKEVFINLSQLYLGGKNLKSGDKSFDYYSDGTNLFKYFNVIIDLVYKISEKKLAEPLILVDEPEMSLHNYYVDKLSKKIVRNAVTDKTKSKSLKFIIATHSPRFTKHIIKKDNANLFHFSFKKNYTSYSKLKTKQVKSSYNVITETEANLLFARAIVYLEGDSDLELFLNQNIIDLYPEIDQVEFYHNLSNSKNDVLLIPKQSSYSVPYLFVVDMDEIIEYNYKQNKISIKNKQLNPLGTKNNDNESDKKTLSKKEKYYYGDEREEIKKIHVSIQNLLDNKFSFKKILHADEKYKDFIELKKLIKEYCLLYNIYVNETTIEGILINKNNYEIFREWLLNYDFKKEDDLNYLIDLYPENEEYKVTLYRLIVEGKLNSTLKYKYSNDKIDKLANKYNVNFNEYDQKEILEKINNISNNIEKTEGWITSFLNYYFNNHDNFNDDFPELSELLSKIKNMVIK, from the coding sequence ATGCCTATTAAGTCAATTGAATTCAAAAATTGTAAATCATTAAAAGACATTTTTCTGGATATTGATGACATAAATCTTCTTATTGGAGAAAATGGTACTGGTAAAACTAATGTAATTAAAGCATTGGATTACTTTTATAGTAATTTGACAGAAGATAATTTTAATGAGGATTTTCATGATAAAAATAATCCCTATAGTCAATATTTTGAAATTTCAATTGAATATGATTTGAGTTTGATTGAAATGGAAAGCCATAGCATTAAGGATAATATTTATATTAATAGATTAATGGAATTTAAGGATGATAATTTAAATGATGATTCTTTCAAACTTATTTTAAAACAGTATAAGAATGAAAAACCTGAATGGAATTATGGATTTAAAATAAGACAGGCTGTGAAACATATTTATCCTTTTTATTTGTTTAGGTCAAATAACATACAGGTTTCTGACTGGCAGCTATTATGGGATATTATTGGAGATTTAAGTAGATTATCTGTGGAATCCAAAGGTGATATTAGAAACTATATAAAAAAAGAAGTCTTTAATACAGAAGATCAAACTGATAAAGGTATTATTAGTAAAGAAAATAAAGATGTTGTTGAATTTTTAAGCAGTATAATGGATAATAGGGATATTGATGTTAGAGGATTTAATACTAAAGAAGTTTTCATTAATCTCTCTCAGCTATATTTAGGCGGCAAAAATTTAAAAAGCGGGGATAAATCATTTGATTATTATTCTGATGGTACCAATTTATTTAAATATTTTAATGTTATTATAGATTTAGTTTATAAAATTTCTGAGAAGAAACTTGCTGAACCATTAATACTTGTTGATGAACCAGAAATGAGTTTACATAACTATTATGTAGATAAATTATCAAAAAAGATTGTTCGAAATGCTGTAACTGATAAAACAAAAAGCAAAAGTTTAAAATTTATTATTGCAACTCATTCCCCCAGGTTTACGAAACATATAATAAAAAAAGATAATGCAAATTTATTTCATTTTAGTTTTAAAAAAAATTACACTTCGTATTCTAAATTAAAGACTAAACAAGTAAAAAGTAGCTATAATGTTATAACTGAAACAGAAGCTAATTTGTTATTTGCCAGGGCAATTGTTTATTTAGAAGGGGATTCAGATTTAGAGTTGTTTTTAAATCAAAATATTATTGACTTATATCCAGAAATAGATCAGGTAGAGTTTTATCATAATTTATCAAATTCTAAAAATGATGTTTTATTGATTCCTAAACAATCTTCATATTCAGTTCCTTATTTATTTGTGGTTGATATGGATGAAATTATAGAATATAATTATAAACAAAATAAGATATCAATAAAAAATAAACAATTAAATCCACTTGGCACTAAAAATAATGATAATGAAAGTGATAAAAAAACTTTAAGTAAAAAAGAAAAATATTATTATGGTGATGAAAGAGAAGAGATCAAAAAAATACATGTTTCTATTCAGAATTTATTAGATAATAAATTTTCTTTTAAAAAGATACTTCATGCGGATGAGAAATATAAAGACTTTATTGAACTTAAAAAACTGATAAAAGAATACTGTTTGCTTTATAATATTTATGTTAATGAAACGACAATAGAAGGAATTTTGATTAATAAAAATAATTATGAAATTTTCCGAGAATGGCTATTAAATTATGACTTTAAAAAAGAAGATGATTTAAATTATTTAATTGATTTATATCCGGAGAATGAAGAATACAAAGTCACTTTATATAGGTTAATTGTTGAAGGAAAATTAAATTCAACTTTAAAATATAAATATTCTAACGATAAAATTGACAAATTAGCAAATAAATATAATGTGAATTTTAATGAGTATGATCAAAAAGAAATTTTAGAAAAAATTAATAACATATCAAATAATATAGAGAAGACTGAAGGTTGGATAACATCATTTTTAAATTATTATTTTAATAATCATGATAATTTTAATGATGATTTTCCAGAATTGAGTGAACTATTAAGTAAAATTAAAAATATGGTTATTAAATAA
- a CDS encoding NAD-dependent epimerase, translating to MADKILVTGAAGFIGFHTSKRLLEEGHQVIGLDNLNDYYSVELKKDRLDILKDNERFTFVKGDLEDKELVEDVFESYKPEVVINLAAQAGVRYSLKNPHAYVDSNLVGFMNILEGCRHHDVEHLIFASSSSVYGSNEKVPFATSDNVDHPVSLYAATKKSNELMAHSYSHLYDLPVTGLRFFTVYGPWGRPDMALFIFTRLMLDDKPIEVFNHGDMKRDFTYVDDVVEGIYKLCSQPAQPDDSWDGKDPNPGTSKAPYKIYNIGNNSPVNLMDFIECIENELGMEAEKDFKPMQPGDVKMTYADVEDLMEDIGYKPETSLEYGVRMFIDWYKEYYGV from the coding sequence TTGGCAGATAAGATATTAGTAACTGGAGCAGCCGGCTTTATCGGCTTTCATACAAGCAAGAGGTTATTGGAAGAAGGCCATCAGGTAATTGGCCTTGATAACTTAAATGATTATTATTCAGTCGAATTAAAGAAAGATAGGCTTGATATCTTAAAGGATAATGAAAGGTTCACTTTTGTTAAAGGTGATTTAGAAGATAAGGAATTGGTTGAAGATGTCTTTGAGAGTTATAAGCCAGAGGTAGTTATAAATCTTGCAGCCCAGGCAGGAGTACGTTATAGCCTTAAAAATCCACATGCCTATGTGGATTCTAACCTTGTTGGTTTCATGAATATTTTAGAGGGCTGTCGCCATCATGATGTTGAGCATTTAATCTTTGCATCTTCCAGTTCAGTTTATGGTTCAAATGAGAAGGTTCCATTTGCAACCAGCGACAATGTTGATCATCCGGTAAGTCTTTATGCAGCCACCAAGAAATCAAATGAATTGATGGCTCATAGTTATAGCCATTTATATGATCTTCCTGTTACAGGTTTAAGATTCTTTACAGTCTATGGGCCCTGGGGCAGACCTGACATGGCGTTATTTATCTTCACCAGGCTAATGCTAGATGACAAGCCAATAGAAGTATTTAACCATGGCGATATGAAAAGAGACTTTACCTATGTTGATGATGTCGTTGAGGGTATCTATAAATTATGCTCACAGCCTGCCCAACCAGATGATAGCTGGGATGGGAAAGATCCTAACCCTGGAACAAGTAAAGCACCATATAAGATATATAATATAGGAAATAATAGCCCGGTTAATCTGATGGACTTTATTGAATGTATTGAGAATGAGCTAGGAATGGAAGCTGAAAAAGACTTTAAACCGATGCAGCCAGGTGATGTTAAGATGACCTATGCTGATGTTGAAGATTTAATGGAGGATATCGGTTATAAGCCGGAGACATCGCTGGAATATGGTGTGAGGATGTTTATTGATTGGTATAAAGAGTATTATGGAGTGTAA
- a CDS encoding nucleotide sugar dehydrogenase gives MKSNKIKNTAIIGLGYVGLPLAVEMAQSGYNVTGIDIDENKVNKLNNGESYVLDVSDNDLQSVLDNGKFIATTDYSKISEADAISICVPTPLRKTKDPDTSFIISVVDELIKYLTKDTLIILESTTYPGTTEELIQTRIEEELDFKVGEDFYLCFSPERVDPGNKEYNTQNTPKVIGGTTEKGLELAVELYGSFLEKIVPVSSTQVAETVKLLENTFRSVNIGLVNEMAMMCERMGIDVWEVIEAAATKPFGFMPFYPGPGIGGHCIPLDPMYLSWKAKTYDFYNKFIDLASDINGNMPRFTVHKIGDILNERAKAINGSKILILGMAYKADIDDLRESPGLELYRLLEAKGAEIDYHDSYAESFLNGDEKVYTIDLTADTLEEYDCVVLSTDHSNYDYEWITEHADLILDTRNAFHGISSDKIYKLGAPIDDNKRVSPLFR, from the coding sequence ATGAAATCAAATAAAATTAAGAATACAGCGATAATAGGTCTCGGCTATGTCGGCCTTCCATTAGCAGTAGAAATGGCTCAATCAGGTTACAATGTAACAGGAATAGATATAGATGAGAATAAGGTTAATAAATTAAATAATGGTGAATCTTATGTTTTAGATGTATCAGATAATGATTTGCAAAGTGTTTTGGACAATGGAAAATTTATAGCAACAACAGATTACAGTAAGATAAGTGAGGCAGATGCAATCAGTATCTGTGTGCCAACACCTTTGAGGAAAACAAAAGACCCTGACACATCATTTATAATATCAGTTGTTGATGAACTGATAAAATATTTAACAAAAGATACTTTAATAATACTTGAGAGTACTACATATCCAGGGACAACTGAAGAATTGATCCAGACAAGAATTGAAGAAGAACTTGATTTTAAAGTCGGTGAAGATTTTTATCTCTGCTTTTCACCTGAGAGAGTGGACCCAGGTAATAAAGAATATAATACCCAGAATACACCTAAGGTTATTGGTGGCACGACTGAGAAAGGACTTGAACTGGCTGTTGAGTTATATGGTTCTTTTCTTGAGAAAATAGTTCCTGTAAGTTCAACCCAGGTTGCTGAGACAGTTAAGTTGCTTGAAAATACCTTTAGAAGCGTTAATATAGGGTTGGTAAATGAGATGGCTATGATGTGCGAGCGAATGGGCATTGATGTTTGGGAGGTAATTGAAGCTGCAGCCACCAAACCATTTGGTTTTATGCCGTTCTATCCAGGGCCAGGAATTGGTGGCCACTGTATACCGCTGGATCCAATGTATTTATCCTGGAAAGCTAAAACCTATGATTTTTATAATAAATTTATTGACTTAGCCAGCGATATCAATGGTAATATGCCAAGATTTACAGTCCATAAGATAGGTGATATCCTTAATGAAAGAGCAAAGGCTATTAATGGCTCTAAAATATTAATTTTAGGGATGGCCTATAAAGCAGATATTGATGATTTAAGAGAGTCGCCAGGCTTAGAATTATATCGTTTACTGGAAGCTAAAGGGGCAGAGATAGATTATCATGACTCCTATGCAGAAAGCTTTTTAAATGGCGATGAGAAGGTTTATACGATAGATTTAACAGCAGACACTCTAGAAGAATATGATTGTGTTGTGCTTTCAACAGATCATAGTAATTATGATTATGAATGGATAACAGAACATGCTGACCTAATATTAGATACCAGAAATGCCTTTCATGGAATCAGCAGCGATAAGATTTATAAACTTGGAGCACCGATAGATGATAATAAGAGAGTTAGTCCGCTTTTTAGATAA
- a CDS encoding glycosyltransferase family 4 protein — MSEKKIAIIASYASSLINFRGELIKKWVEMDFKVYALAPDIDDSTKNELTNIGAIPKEINLNRTGLNPLNDLKTIYNLYKTLKKLDVDIVYSYTIKPVIYGSIASKLAGVNSINSLITGLGYTFIGETLPEKVINKLAQSLYKVALSANNLVLFQNPDDQRLFIEKRLVKEEKTGVVNGSGVNIDQFDFSSPGAEHISFLIICRLLKAKGLYEYIKAAELVKDKYPEVEFDIVGPYNPDNPDSIEENILNKAIDKDIVNFHGREDDVRPYIKDSSVYVLPSYREGTPRSVLEAMSMGRPIITSDAPGCRETVIDGKNGFLVPIRDHKSLAKKMIYFIENRDEIVKMGHESRKIAEEKYDVHKVNEDIVEKMGL, encoded by the coding sequence ATGTCTGAGAAAAAGATTGCTATAATTGCCAGTTATGCCAGTTCTCTAATAAACTTTCGTGGAGAATTAATAAAAAAATGGGTTGAGATGGACTTTAAAGTTTATGCACTGGCTCCTGATATAGATGATAGCACAAAAAATGAATTAACTAATATTGGAGCTATTCCTAAAGAAATAAATTTAAACAGAACTGGACTTAATCCATTAAATGATTTAAAAACCATCTATAATCTATATAAAACTTTAAAAAAACTTGATGTAGATATAGTCTATTCTTATACTATTAAACCTGTAATTTATGGTTCTATAGCCAGTAAACTGGCAGGAGTTAATTCTATTAACTCTTTAATAACTGGACTTGGCTATACTTTTATCGGGGAGACTTTGCCAGAGAAAGTTATAAATAAGCTGGCTCAATCACTATATAAAGTTGCATTAAGTGCAAATAATCTGGTTTTATTTCAAAACCCAGATGATCAGAGATTATTCATAGAAAAAAGACTTGTTAAAGAAGAAAAAACAGGAGTTGTAAATGGATCAGGAGTAAATATTGATCAGTTTGATTTTAGCTCTCCAGGGGCTGAACATATTAGCTTTTTAATTATCTGCAGACTGCTAAAAGCTAAAGGTTTATATGAATATATTAAAGCTGCTGAATTAGTTAAGGATAAATACCCTGAAGTAGAATTTGATATAGTTGGACCATATAATCCAGATAACCCTGACAGTATAGAAGAAAATATATTAAATAAAGCTATTGATAAAGATATTGTGAACTTTCATGGCAGAGAGGATGATGTCAGACCATATATTAAGGATTCCAGTGTTTATGTATTGCCCTCATATAGAGAGGGTACTCCTAGATCAGTCTTAGAGGCAATGTCGATGGGAAGACCTATAATTACCTCTGATGCTCCAGGCTGTCGAGAAACAGTTATTGATGGTAAAAATGGTTTTCTAGTGCCTATTAGAGATCATAAAAGTCTTGCTAAAAAGATGATTTATTTTATTGAAAATAGAGATGAGATAGTTAAAATGGGGCATGAAAGCAGGAAAATTGCAGAAGAAAAGTATGATGTACATAAGGTTAATGAGGATATTGTTGAGAAGATGGGGTTGTAG
- a CDS encoding LegC family aminotransferase: MSQKENIPLSVPNLSKDILPNIEETIESGWVSTGGKFIDQFEEKLADYVGVDQAVSCQSGTAGLHLAMRVLGIGPGDEVIAPTVTFIAAVNPIRYMGAEPVFIDCDSDDGPAGPSAEPTNAFTNEGSVNMDLDKLEEFLENECELTDGRVINKSSGREIKAINIVHVFGNPVNMERLIDIAREYGLKVIEDATEALGSYYTEGRYAGRYCGTIGDIGVYSFNANKIITTGGGGMIVARESDLLEEAKFLSTQAKSDRLYYRHDEVGYNYRMTNIQAAFGTDQIDRLEGFIATKIENYRRYKEAIAEIDGLELMAFNEGCRPNHWFYSVLVDPDLYGIDRDELLQELNAVGIQTRPLWGLIHQQKPYLDCQAYRIEQAPYYQQNLINLPCSSNLTAEQVKTVVRYLREFKS; encoded by the coding sequence ATGTCACAAAAAGAGAACATACCACTATCAGTACCGAACCTCTCAAAAGACATCCTCCCAAATATAGAGGAGACCATCGAATCAGGCTGGGTATCGACTGGCGGTAAATTTATAGATCAGTTTGAAGAGAAGCTGGCAGATTACGTTGGAGTCGATCAGGCGGTATCATGTCAGTCAGGTACAGCCGGGTTGCATCTGGCCATGAGGGTTTTAGGAATAGGGCCAGGTGATGAGGTTATAGCTCCGACTGTAACTTTTATAGCTGCAGTTAACCCGATCAGATATATGGGGGCAGAGCCGGTATTTATAGACTGCGATAGCGACGACGGCCCCGCTGGGCCTAGTGCTGAGCCGACCAATGCGTTTACCAATGAAGGCTCAGTGAACATGGACCTTGATAAGCTTGAGGAATTCCTGGAAAATGAATGCGAATTAACTGATGGCAGGGTGATAAATAAAAGCAGTGGCAGGGAGATAAAGGCGATAAATATTGTCCATGTCTTTGGCAACCCGGTCAATATGGAGCGACTGATCGATATCGCCAGGGAATATGGCTTAAAGGTGATAGAGGATGCGACTGAGGCTTTAGGCTCGTATTATACTGAAGGCCGGTATGCTGGCAGGTATTGCGGGACTATAGGTGATATCGGTGTCTATTCCTTTAATGCCAATAAGATAATTACGACTGGCGGTGGCGGAATGATTGTGGCCAGGGAGAGTGATCTCTTAGAGGAGGCTAAGTTTCTTTCGACCCAGGCTAAATCTGACAGGCTCTATTACCGCCATGATGAGGTTGGCTATAATTACAGAATGACTAATATTCAGGCCGCTTTTGGCACCGACCAGATCGACCGGCTAGAAGGGTTTATAGCGACAAAGATTGAGAATTATCGCCGGTATAAGGAAGCTATTGCTGAGATAGATGGGCTTGAGCTGATGGCCTTTAATGAAGGCTGCCGGCCAAATCACTGGTTCTACTCAGTGCTTGTTGATCCTGATCTTTATGGCATCGACCGGGATGAGCTGCTGCAGGAGCTTAATGCTGTTGGGATCCAGACCCGGCCGTTATGGGGACTGATCCATCAGCAGAAACCATATCTCGACTGCCAGGCTTACAGGATAGAGCAGGCTCCTTATTACCAGCAGAATTTGATTAATCTGCCCTGCAGCAGCAATTTAACCGCCGAGCAGGTTAAGACAGTGGTTAGGTATTTGAGGGAGTTTAAGAGCTGA
- a CDS encoding sugar transferase, whose amino-acid sequence MRKLQLIIKRILDIVLSVLGLVVLSPLFIIISIMVYFKLGSPVFFVQRRPGKDEKIFDLIKFRTMTDERDDNGELLPDRIRLTKFGKFLRSTSIDELPELINVIKGEMSLIGPRPLLVEYIDRYNEFQARRHEMRPGITGLAQINGRNALTWEEKFEYDIEYIDNYSLLLDFKIIIKTIIQVFKRDGINQKDNVTMTKFKGSENNNSLD is encoded by the coding sequence ATGAGAAAACTACAATTAATAATAAAAAGAATACTGGATATAGTTTTATCTGTGCTAGGGCTGGTGGTTTTAAGTCCATTATTTATAATTATTTCGATAATGGTTTATTTTAAATTAGGCAGTCCTGTTTTTTTTGTTCAGAGGAGACCTGGTAAAGATGAAAAGATCTTTGATCTAATAAAATTCAGAACAATGACAGATGAGCGAGATGATAATGGAGAATTATTGCCTGATAGAATTCGTTTAACTAAGTTTGGTAAGTTTTTAAGAAGCACCAGTATTGATGAACTGCCAGAGCTTATAAATGTTATTAAAGGTGAGATGAGTTTAATTGGTCCCAGACCATTACTGGTTGAATATATCGATAGATATAACGAATTCCAGGCTCGGAGACATGAGATGAGGCCAGGAATAACAGGTTTAGCCCAGATAAATGGCCGTAATGCCTTAACCTGGGAAGAAAAGTTTGAGTATGATATAGAATATATCGATAATTATAGCTTATTGCTGGATTTTAAAATTATTATTAAAACAATTATTCAGGTCTTTAAGAGAGATGGAATTAACCAGAAAGACAATGTAACGATGACTAAATTTAAAGGGTCAGAGAACAATAATTCTTTAGATTAG